From one Lolium rigidum isolate FL_2022 chromosome 4, APGP_CSIRO_Lrig_0.1, whole genome shotgun sequence genomic stretch:
- the LOC124708503 gene encoding uncharacterized protein LOC124708503, with amino-acid sequence MKREGFQHGAVRVHRNKLLRIADGDAARAVGAYARAPSKPTNASRSTGKCRRPRCGGCHEHPVTKARDKAKGAHKLRASDVALNHRLVSWRVVDGAGSCAAGTGIPDYKGASASAVLSYLAGGNSWHEEDDEDGADLESTPRGLSDLYDLIVGLQADAPAPGGKEADFVAPADNITVGDNDDAIEEQDADGDADEEDDMGFCMVGITIALEFSDGEEDWIVVEEIPST; translated from the coding sequence ATGAAGAGGGAGGGATTCCAGCACGGCGCCGTCAGGGTCCACCGCAACAAGCTGCTGCGGATCGCCGACGGCGACGCGGCGAGGGCGGTGGGCGCGTACGCCAGGGCGCCCTCCAAGCCGACCAACGCGTCCAGGAGCACGGGCAAGTGCCGCCGGCCGCGCTGCGGCGGGTGCCACGAGCACCCGGTCACCAAGGCCCGGGACAAGGCAAAGGGCGCGCACAAGCTGCGCGCCAGCGACGTCGCGCTCAACCACCGCCTCGTGTCctggcgcgtcgtcgacggcgCCGGGTCCTGTGCGGCCGGCACGGGCATACCGGACTACAAGGGCGCGTCGGCGTCGGCCGTGTTGTCCTACCTGGCCGGAGGCAACAGCTggcacgaggaggacgacgaggacggtgCCGATCTCGAATCCACACCGCGGGGGCTCTCCGACCTGTACGACCTCATCGTCGGCCTCCAGGCCGACGCCCCTGCGCCCGGCGGCAAAGAAGCCGACTTTGTGGCGCCTGCCGATAACATAACTGTAGGAGATAATGATGATGCAATTGAGGAACAAGATGccgatggagatgccgacgaggaggacgacatgGGGTTCTGCATGGTGGGCATCACGATCGCGCTGGAGTTCTCCGACGGGGAGGAGGACTGGATCGTGGTGGAGGAGATCCCATCGACCTGA